From Bradyrhizobium sp. NDS-1, the proteins below share one genomic window:
- a CDS encoding response regulator: protein MGQAQPFRATALIVEDDVMQREMLCLLLEESGYQVIQCESAEAAERVLDKSAGALCLMLTDVQLAGRMNGVELAHVAKDRNPRLDIVVTSGRPLMQALPAGAKFWAKPWAPLDVLREAEIAQLS from the coding sequence ATGGGACAGGCACAGCCATTTCGTGCGACGGCGCTGATCGTCGAGGACGACGTCATGCAGCGGGAGATGCTATGCCTGCTGCTGGAAGAGAGCGGCTACCAGGTCATCCAGTGCGAAAGCGCCGAGGCCGCCGAGCGCGTGCTCGACAAGAGCGCCGGCGCGCTCTGCCTGATGCTGACCGACGTCCAGCTTGCCGGCCGCATGAACGGGGTCGAGCTCGCCCATGTCGCCAAGGACCGCAATCCCAGGCTCGACATCGTCGTCACCTCCGGCCGCCCCCTGATGCAGGCCTTGCCCGCAGGTGCCAAGTTCTGGGCCAAACCCTGGGCGCCGCTCGACGTCCTGCGCGAGGCCGAGATCGCGCAGCTGTCTTGA
- a CDS encoding LysE family translocator — MTWSFLLTSLIVVASPGTGVLYTLAAALTRGSRASIAAAFGCTLGIVPHMCAAMLGLAAVLHTSALAFAALKWCGVAYLLYMSWQALRESGALAVDGDIRERSSGRVIVTGFLINILNPKLSIFFLAFLPQFIAADEAHVLARMLELSGAFMAMTFAVFAVYGLCAASVRERVISRPGVMTWLRRSFAAGFAALGAKLAFAER, encoded by the coding sequence ATGACCTGGTCCTTCCTGCTCACCTCGTTGATCGTCGTCGCCTCGCCCGGCACCGGCGTGCTCTATACGCTGGCCGCGGCGCTCACCCGGGGCTCACGCGCCAGCATTGCCGCGGCCTTCGGCTGCACGCTCGGGATCGTGCCGCACATGTGTGCTGCGATGCTGGGCCTTGCCGCCGTGCTCCATACCAGCGCGCTCGCCTTCGCTGCGTTGAAATGGTGCGGTGTCGCCTATCTGCTCTACATGTCCTGGCAGGCGCTGCGCGAGAGCGGAGCGCTGGCGGTCGACGGTGACATCAGGGAGCGTTCAAGCGGCCGCGTCATCGTCACCGGCTTCCTGATCAACATCCTCAATCCAAAACTGTCGATCTTCTTTCTCGCCTTCCTGCCGCAGTTCATCGCCGCGGACGAGGCCCATGTGCTGGCGCGCATGCTTGAATTGAGCGGCGCCTTCATGGCGATGACGTTTGCGGTTTTCGCCGTCTACGGCCTCTGCGCCGCCTCCGTGCGCGAGCGCGTCATCTCCCGTCCCGGCGTCATGACGTGGCTGCGCCGCAGTTTTGCGGCGGGCTTTGCCGCGCTCGGCGCCAAGCTGGCTTTCGCGGAGAGGTAG
- a CDS encoding amidohydrolase family protein, which translates to MSGLVISGGRVVDPASGMDAVGEVAVADGKIVAVGTGLGGAERVIDATGLVVAPGFIDLHAHGQSLPADRMQAFDGVTTTLDLEAGVLPVASWYERQARKGRVLNYGAATNWAFARIGAMTGSNAESSLEAFGNAMRDRRWMDNVATDAEVAGILDRLSRGLDEGGIGIGILNAYAPGAGVQELTAVCQLAAAKDVPTFTHVAFMSRIDPESAVEAYIRLIGYAGATGAHMHICHFNSSSKTDVERCRALIAKAQGQGLPITVEAYPYGTGSTVLAAAFFSDPEFVERNGTGYDSVQRVTDGYRFHDREELLKAQAEEPSSLVLWHILDTENNAHHRDLLDMSVLYPGGAIASDAMPWTTSDGKTYTGDAWPLPDDATSHPRSAGCFTKFIREWVRERKAVSLLEGVRKCALIPAEILSQSTPAMRAKGRLAKDADADIVVFDYEKLSDRATFTAMNRPSEGVRHLVVSGQVLIGDGVLDVTARPGKPVRRPVVEG; encoded by the coding sequence ATGAGCGGCTTGGTGATCTCTGGCGGCCGGGTGGTGGATCCCGCGAGCGGGATGGATGCTGTCGGGGAGGTGGCGGTGGCGGACGGCAAGATCGTTGCCGTGGGCACGGGCCTTGGTGGCGCCGAGCGGGTGATCGACGCCACCGGCCTCGTGGTCGCGCCCGGCTTCATCGATCTGCACGCACACGGCCAGTCGCTTCCGGCCGACCGCATGCAGGCCTTCGACGGCGTGACGACGACGCTCGATCTCGAGGCCGGCGTGCTGCCGGTCGCCTCCTGGTATGAACGCCAGGCGCGGAAGGGACGCGTGCTGAACTACGGCGCGGCCACCAACTGGGCCTTTGCGCGCATCGGCGCGATGACGGGCTCGAACGCGGAGAGCTCGCTGGAAGCGTTCGGCAATGCCATGCGCGACCGCCGCTGGATGGACAACGTCGCGACCGACGCGGAGGTCGCCGGCATCCTCGATCGGCTTTCGCGCGGCCTCGACGAGGGCGGCATCGGCATCGGTATCCTGAACGCCTATGCGCCGGGCGCCGGCGTGCAGGAGCTGACGGCGGTGTGTCAGCTCGCTGCAGCCAAGGACGTGCCGACCTTCACCCATGTCGCCTTCATGTCGCGTATCGACCCCGAAAGCGCGGTGGAAGCCTATATCCGCCTGATCGGCTATGCCGGCGCCACCGGTGCGCACATGCACATCTGCCATTTCAACTCGTCGAGCAAGACCGACGTCGAGCGTTGCCGCGCGCTGATCGCAAAGGCGCAAGGACAGGGCCTGCCGATCACTGTCGAGGCCTATCCTTACGGCACCGGCTCCACCGTGCTCGCCGCCGCCTTCTTCAGCGACCCCGAATTCGTCGAGCGCAACGGTACCGGTTACGATTCCGTGCAGCGCGTCACCGACGGATATCGCTTCCACGACCGCGAGGAGCTGTTGAAGGCGCAGGCCGAAGAGCCGTCCTCGCTGGTGCTCTGGCACATCCTCGACACCGAGAACAATGCGCATCATCGCGACCTGCTCGACATGTCGGTGCTTTATCCCGGCGGCGCCATCGCTTCCGACGCGATGCCGTGGACGACCTCGGACGGCAAGACCTACACCGGCGATGCCTGGCCGCTGCCTGACGATGCCACCTCGCATCCGCGCTCGGCCGGCTGCTTCACGAAATTCATCCGCGAATGGGTGCGCGAGCGCAAGGCCGTGTCGCTGCTCGAAGGCGTGCGCAAATGCGCGCTGATCCCGGCAGAGATCCTGTCGCAGAGCACGCCCGCGATGCGCGCCAAGGGCAGGCTCGCGAAAGACGCGGACGCCGACATCGTCGTGTTCGACTACGAGAAGCTCTCGGATCGCGCGACCTTCACGGCGATGAACCGTCCGTCGGAAGGCGTGCGGCATCTCGTTGTCAGCGGCCAGGTGCTGATCGGCGATGGCGTGCTCGATGTGACGGCGCGGCCCGGAAAGCCCGTGCGCCGTCCCGTCGTCGAGGGTTGA
- the rpoH gene encoding RNA polymerase sigma factor RpoH — protein MARTATLPVLNGESGLSRYLAEIRKFPMLEPQQEYMLAKRWREHDDRDAAHQLVTSHLRLVAKIAMGYRGYGLPISEVVSEGNVGLMQAVKRFEPEKGFRLATYAMWWIKASIQEYILRSWSLVKMGTTANQKKLFFNLRKAKSKINALDEGDLRPDQVKVIAKRLGVTDQDVIDMNRRLGGDASLNAPIRDDGEAGEWQDWLVDNTPNQEAMLAEHEEYDERRDALNGAMGVLNPRERRIFEARRLADEPMTLEDLAAEFGVSRERVRQIEVRAFEKVQSAVKGTIARAEQAALEAAH, from the coding sequence ATGGCCCGTACCGCTACTTTGCCGGTGCTCAACGGAGAATCCGGCCTCTCTCGCTACCTCGCCGAGATCCGCAAGTTCCCAATGCTGGAACCCCAGCAGGAATACATGCTCGCCAAGCGTTGGCGCGAGCATGACGATCGCGACGCGGCACACCAACTCGTCACCAGCCATCTCCGGCTCGTGGCCAAGATCGCCATGGGCTATCGCGGCTACGGCCTGCCGATTTCCGAGGTCGTCTCGGAAGGCAATGTCGGCCTGATGCAGGCGGTCAAGCGTTTCGAACCCGAGAAGGGCTTTCGTCTCGCCACCTACGCGATGTGGTGGATCAAGGCGTCGATTCAAGAGTACATCCTGCGTTCCTGGTCGCTCGTGAAGATGGGCACCACCGCGAACCAGAAGAAGCTGTTCTTCAACCTGCGCAAGGCGAAGAGCAAGATCAACGCGCTGGACGAGGGCGATCTGCGCCCCGACCAGGTGAAGGTCATTGCCAAGCGCCTCGGCGTCACGGACCAGGACGTGATCGACATGAACCGCCGCCTCGGCGGCGACGCGTCGCTCAACGCACCGATCCGCGACGACGGCGAAGCCGGCGAATGGCAGGACTGGCTGGTCGACAATACGCCCAACCAGGAAGCCATGCTGGCCGAGCACGAGGAGTATGACGAACGCCGTGACGCGTTGAACGGCGCCATGGGCGTGCTCAACCCGCGCGAACGCCGCATCTTCGAGGCCCGCCGCCTCGCCGATGAGCCGATGACGCTGGAAGACCTCGCCGCCGAGTTCGGCGTGTCGCGCGAGCGCGTCCGCCAGATCGAGGTCCGCGCCTTCGAGAAGGTGCAGTCCGCGGTCAAGGGCACGATCGCAAGGGCCGAGCAGGCCGCGCTGGAAGCCGCGCACTAA
- a CDS encoding lytic transglycosylase domain-containing protein encodes MLRLLLAAAFVMGLTGGAARAARCGGDFNSFVASMAQEAQAAGVSASVTSAALSGVTPDGAVLAFDRRQRHTFNKTFEQYVSTRVGPGRINGGRAMLQRHAVLLSRIEQKFGVPRHILVAIWGLESDFGKGDVGKMPVVRTLATLAHDCRRTDLFQGELLAALKIVQRGDLPLRDLVGAFAGEIGQTQFLPSSYIKYGVDFDGDGHVDLRHSIPDVLASTANLLHTSGFKMGQPYGEGTPNFEAMREWNRAVVYRKTIGYFADRLAGQ; translated from the coding sequence ATGCTGAGACTGCTTCTGGCCGCCGCGTTCGTCATGGGTCTGACCGGCGGGGCGGCGCGGGCCGCGCGCTGCGGCGGCGACTTCAACAGCTTCGTCGCCAGCATGGCCCAGGAAGCACAAGCGGCCGGCGTCTCGGCGAGCGTGACCAGCGCGGCGCTCTCCGGCGTCACGCCCGATGGCGCGGTGCTTGCCTTCGACCGGCGCCAGCGCCACACGTTCAACAAGACATTCGAGCAATATGTCTCGACCCGCGTCGGCCCGGGCCGCATCAATGGCGGCCGCGCAATGCTCCAGCGCCACGCCGTGCTGCTCTCGCGCATCGAGCAGAAGTTCGGCGTGCCGCGCCACATCCTGGTCGCGATCTGGGGCCTGGAGAGCGATTTCGGCAAGGGCGACGTTGGCAAGATGCCGGTGGTCCGCACGCTGGCAACCCTGGCGCATGATTGCCGCCGCACCGACCTGTTCCAGGGCGAGCTGCTCGCCGCGCTCAAGATCGTGCAGCGCGGCGACCTGCCGCTGCGCGACCTCGTCGGCGCCTTTGCCGGCGAGATCGGCCAGACCCAGTTCCTGCCGTCGTCCTACATCAAATACGGCGTCGATTTCGACGGCGACGGCCATGTCGATCTCCGCCACAGCATCCCCGACGTGCTCGCCTCCACCGCGAACCTGCTCCACACCAGCGGCTTCAAGATGGGCCAGCCCTACGGCGAAGGCACGCCGAACTTCGAGGCCATGCGCGAGTGGAACAGGGCGGTGGTCTACAGGAAGACGATCGGCTATTTCGCGGACCGGCTGGCAGGGCAGTAG
- a CDS encoding GGDEF domain-containing protein: protein MLSVSTLWTVFVANFLALGLIWAYVARSYPKFAAARFWTGSAFIGAAGAMAALLRLFIASPIPTVVGAAGIIAACCLAAMGIQRFYDRPVSWRLMSATTMLSIAAIVVFLLGFDQVQLRMVSYTLGQAVPLVLALPLLLSRPEGRVSPGARLSAIVILTIIGMFVVRTAGHLIGYDFSAQSGGQVHSLLVLVLLFLSMTLNFGFLLMAMDRLRGEVADLALLDDLTGVANRRHLLQRLTEECARSARNGVPFSLLVIDLDGFKTINDTHGHAAGDACLQHFTLMAQTRLRPGDMLARTGGDEFCVVLPSSSLREAAAIARRVLEVCRQDAEACTGDEIPIAISIGVAQWDRGIGAFPDRLMANADHALYAAKKNGKNDFAVYDPPPPLSPEPVGPHEGGHKIRLEPC, encoded by the coding sequence ATGCTGAGCGTGTCGACACTCTGGACGGTATTCGTCGCCAACTTCCTCGCGCTTGGCCTGATCTGGGCCTACGTGGCGCGTTCGTATCCGAAGTTCGCGGCGGCCCGGTTCTGGACGGGATCGGCCTTCATCGGCGCCGCCGGCGCGATGGCCGCGCTGCTTCGCCTGTTCATCGCCTCGCCCATACCGACCGTCGTCGGCGCGGCCGGTATCATCGCGGCCTGCTGCTTGGCGGCGATGGGCATCCAGCGCTTCTACGACCGGCCAGTGTCGTGGCGCCTCATGTCCGCGACCACGATGCTGAGCATTGCCGCCATCGTGGTCTTCCTGCTCGGCTTCGATCAGGTCCAGTTGCGCATGGTGAGCTACACGCTCGGCCAAGCGGTGCCGCTGGTGCTGGCGTTACCCTTGTTGCTGTCGCGGCCCGAGGGCCGCGTCAGTCCGGGGGCTCGGCTGTCCGCCATCGTCATCCTCACCATCATAGGGATGTTCGTGGTGCGCACTGCGGGCCATTTGATCGGCTACGATTTCTCGGCGCAGAGCGGTGGTCAGGTCCACAGCTTGCTGGTGCTGGTTCTGCTGTTTCTGTCGATGACGCTCAATTTCGGCTTCCTGCTGATGGCGATGGACCGCCTGCGCGGCGAGGTTGCCGATCTCGCGCTGCTCGACGATCTCACCGGCGTGGCCAACCGGCGGCATCTGCTGCAGCGCCTGACCGAGGAATGCGCCCGCTCCGCGCGCAACGGCGTGCCGTTCTCGCTGCTGGTGATCGATCTCGACGGCTTCAAGACCATCAACGACACCCACGGCCATGCCGCCGGCGATGCCTGCCTGCAGCACTTTACCCTGATGGCGCAGACGCGCCTTCGGCCCGGCGACATGCTCGCCCGCACCGGCGGCGACGAGTTCTGCGTCGTGCTGCCGTCCTCGTCCTTGCGCGAGGCCGCCGCGATCGCCCGCCGCGTGCTCGAGGTTTGCCGCCAGGATGCCGAGGCCTGCACCGGCGACGAGATCCCGATCGCGATCTCGATCGGCGTCGCGCAATGGGATCGCGGCATCGGCGCATTCCCGGACCGCTTGATGGCCAACGCCGACCATGCGCTCTACGCGGCCAAGAAGAACGGCAAGAACGACTTTGCCGTCTACGATCCGCCGCCGCCGCTCTCGCCCGAGCCGGTCGGTCCTCACGAGGGCGGGCACAAAATTCGCCTGGAGCCGTGCTAG
- a CDS encoding SDR family NAD(P)-dependent oxidoreductase has product MTAIRGAAAITGAASGIGRALAIALAQRGCDLALADRDEAGLKSLAAEIGATRKVSLHRVDVGEADDVMQFASEAITAHPALGIVVNNAGVALMGSFEEVDQAQMDWLFDINFWGVVHGTRAFLPHLKTRPEAHIVNLSSIFGIIAPPGQAAYAAAKFAVRGFSESVRHELAVAGSPVRLSVVHPGGVATAIARNSRTGVGVTDNARRAQSIERFENAAKTAPKDAALRIIKGIEKNEPRILIGNDARFMDLLQRFRPGTYWAPLQRKLERMAKGK; this is encoded by the coding sequence ATGACTGCGATTCGCGGCGCCGCCGCCATCACGGGAGCCGCCAGCGGCATCGGCCGCGCGCTGGCCATCGCGCTTGCGCAGCGCGGCTGCGATCTCGCGCTGGCCGATCGCGACGAGGCGGGGCTGAAGAGCCTCGCTGCGGAGATTGGCGCAACGCGCAAGGTCAGCCTGCACCGCGTCGATGTCGGCGAGGCCGACGACGTCATGCAGTTCGCGAGCGAGGCGATCACGGCGCATCCCGCGCTCGGCATCGTCGTCAACAATGCCGGCGTGGCGCTGATGGGCTCGTTCGAGGAGGTCGACCAGGCGCAGATGGACTGGCTGTTCGACATCAATTTCTGGGGCGTGGTGCACGGCACACGCGCCTTCCTGCCGCATCTGAAGACGAGGCCTGAAGCGCATATCGTCAACCTCTCCTCGATCTTCGGCATCATCGCGCCGCCGGGCCAAGCGGCCTATGCGGCGGCGAAATTCGCGGTGCGCGGCTTTTCCGAGAGCGTGCGGCACGAGCTCGCGGTGGCGGGCAGCCCCGTCAGACTGTCGGTCGTGCATCCCGGCGGCGTCGCCACCGCGATCGCGCGCAACTCCCGCACCGGCGTCGGCGTCACCGACAATGCCCGCCGCGCACAGTCGATCGAGCGGTTCGAGAACGCGGCGAAGACGGCGCCGAAAGATGCCGCGCTGCGCATCATCAAGGGGATCGAGAAGAACGAGCCGCGCATCCTGATCGGCAACGACGCCCGCTTCATGGACCTCTTGCAGCGCTTCCGCCCGGGGACGTACTGGGCGCCGCTGCAACGGAAGCTGGAGCGCATGGCGAAGGGGAAGTGA
- a CDS encoding alpha/beta hydrolase codes for MSRRALLGGLMSAGSALALGGCAGLGATGARYDASSLSVDSTLLVATTRKPVNGARAKPWFGPERATSMTVARAKLVAPDESRLSLASVGLGGWRLDRIETAPADAGDLATQAGGGDVLIYVHGFKQTFETAVLDGAYLSDAIKFRGRTMVFAWPSKAGLFDYAYDRDSAMWSRDEFERVLSALVSAPSGGRVHIVAHSMGTMLTLESLRQLYGRYGDTVTSKIGAVVFAAPDIDMDVFSSAVQRIGPLAGKITVIASTNDRALALSGQLAGGMTRVGAAEKAAIARLGVRVVDASAEGWGIVNHDLFLSNADVQKVIRRSIDGTTA; via the coding sequence ATGTCACGCCGTGCTCTGCTCGGCGGCCTCATGTCGGCGGGCAGCGCGCTCGCGCTCGGCGGATGCGCCGGGCTCGGTGCGACCGGCGCGCGCTACGATGCATCGTCGCTCTCCGTTGATTCCACATTGCTCGTCGCGACCACGCGCAAGCCCGTGAACGGCGCCCGCGCCAAACCCTGGTTCGGTCCGGAGCGCGCGACGAGCATGACGGTGGCGCGGGCCAAGCTGGTGGCGCCCGATGAGAGCCGCCTGTCTCTCGCCTCGGTTGGGCTCGGGGGCTGGCGTCTGGATCGGATCGAAACCGCCCCAGCCGACGCCGGCGATCTCGCGACGCAGGCCGGCGGAGGCGACGTGCTGATCTATGTGCACGGCTTCAAGCAGACGTTCGAGACGGCCGTGCTGGATGGCGCCTATCTCTCCGATGCGATCAAGTTCCGCGGCCGGACCATGGTATTCGCCTGGCCCTCCAAGGCCGGATTGTTCGACTACGCCTATGACCGCGACAGCGCGATGTGGTCGCGCGACGAATTCGAGCGCGTGCTCTCTGCGCTGGTGTCCGCGCCGAGCGGCGGCCGCGTCCACATCGTCGCGCACAGCATGGGAACCATGTTGACGCTGGAGAGCCTGCGTCAGCTCTATGGGCGATACGGCGACACGGTCACGAGCAAGATCGGCGCGGTGGTGTTCGCCGCACCCGACATCGACATGGACGTGTTCTCGTCGGCGGTGCAACGCATCGGCCCGCTGGCCGGCAAGATCACCGTGATCGCCTCGACCAACGACCGCGCATTGGCGCTGTCGGGACAGCTCGCCGGCGGAATGACCCGGGTCGGCGCAGCGGAAAAAGCCGCCATCGCGCGGCTCGGCGTGCGCGTGGTCGATGCGTCAGCGGAAGGCTGGGGCATCGTCAACCACGACCTGTTCCTGTCGAATGCGGATGTGCAGAAGGTGATCCGGCGGTCGATCGATGGGACGACGGCGTAA
- a CDS encoding CobW family GTP-binding protein produces MPVPILLVTGFLGAGKTTVVNHLLAHAEGRRIAAVVNDFGAINIDAELIAGASDGVVSLANGCICCSLEGDLLRTLSSLLRRDPKPEYIVIETSGIADPADIVRNLMDPVILREAPLETVLCVMDAAAPPAALDDALQRSQLRVADIVALTKLDLAEEGADVRMRAAIRAQRVPAVVVDAPHGEIPSALLFPAHVDRAPSLREAPPKRPAEDRFETLSWTSDQPLSLPRLQQAIGRLAPKLARAKGLFETVEQPGRQMVFQFAAGRATLAPGDAPAAGVPRSRIVFIAELGLLSTAELDEIMEACVAGEKGSEGGIGFG; encoded by the coding sequence ATGCCGGTCCCCATTCTCCTGGTGACGGGCTTTCTGGGGGCGGGCAAGACCACGGTGGTGAACCATCTGCTGGCGCACGCGGAGGGGCGGCGCATTGCCGCCGTCGTCAACGATTTCGGCGCCATCAACATTGATGCGGAGCTGATCGCGGGCGCCAGCGACGGCGTGGTCAGCCTCGCCAATGGCTGCATCTGCTGCTCGCTCGAAGGCGATCTCCTGCGTACGCTATCGAGCCTGCTGCGGCGGGATCCGAAGCCGGAATACATCGTCATCGAGACCAGCGGCATCGCCGATCCCGCCGACATCGTCCGCAATCTGATGGACCCCGTGATCCTGCGCGAGGCGCCGCTGGAGACGGTGCTCTGCGTGATGGACGCGGCAGCGCCGCCAGCCGCCCTGGACGATGCCCTCCAGCGGTCGCAGCTGCGCGTCGCCGATATCGTGGCGCTGACCAAGCTGGATCTGGCGGAGGAGGGCGCAGACGTCCGGATGCGCGCGGCCATTCGCGCACAACGCGTTCCCGCCGTGGTGGTCGATGCGCCACATGGCGAGATTCCGTCCGCGCTGCTGTTTCCCGCGCATGTCGATCGCGCGCCCTCTCTGCGCGAGGCCCCGCCGAAACGCCCGGCGGAGGACCGCTTCGAGACGCTGAGCTGGACCTCGGACCAGCCGCTCTCGCTGCCCCGCTTGCAGCAGGCGATCGGGCGGCTTGCGCCAAAGCTCGCGCGCGCAAAAGGCCTGTTCGAGACCGTCGAGCAGCCCGGCCGCCAGATGGTGTTTCAGTTTGCCGCTGGCCGCGCCACGCTTGCCCCGGGCGATGCGCCGGCAGCAGGCGTGCCGCGATCACGGATCGTCTTCATTGCCGAGCTCGGGCTGCTCTCGACGGCGGAGCTCGATGAAATCATGGAGGCGTGCGTTGCGGGCGAGAAAGGCTCTGAAGGCGGAATAGGATTTGGATGA
- a CDS encoding N-acetylmuramoyl-L-alanine amidase yields MMMSRLLVAVLAALSLIVPAGAEDAELTKLARASGTPDIPGLKIVWLAPWGDVRDANPWRNIIVHQTEGPAGSARGGAQAQAKAPTRRGVTVWVETDGTVYWAVAENLVPTHGDGANRNDNKYIDNRATYRQVLRDNSIGVEFAGNYPDVATGPTEAQVAAWKILVKVLRARYGIPLDRVYAHNWIDYKDARYCEGCWLATLARVWGE; encoded by the coding sequence ATGATGATGTCTCGCCTGCTCGTAGCCGTTCTCGCCGCCCTGTCTCTGATCGTCCCCGCCGGTGCCGAGGATGCCGAACTGACAAAGCTCGCGCGCGCCTCCGGCACGCCCGACATTCCTGGTCTAAAGATCGTCTGGTTGGCGCCGTGGGGCGACGTCCGCGACGCAAACCCCTGGCGCAACATCATCGTGCACCAGACCGAGGGACCTGCGGGCTCGGCGCGCGGCGGCGCGCAGGCGCAGGCGAAGGCCCCGACGCGGCGCGGCGTCACGGTGTGGGTCGAGACCGACGGCACGGTCTATTGGGCGGTCGCCGAAAACCTGGTGCCGACCCATGGCGACGGCGCCAACCGCAACGACAATAAGTACATCGACAATCGTGCGACCTACCGGCAGGTGCTGCGCGACAACTCGATCGGCGTCGAATTCGCCGGCAATTATCCGGACGTGGCGACCGGTCCGACCGAAGCGCAGGTCGCGGCGTGGAAGATCCTCGTGAAGGTGTTGCGCGCCCGCTACGGCATCCCGCTCGATCGCGTCTACGCGCACAACTGGATCGACTACAAGGACGCGCGCTATTGCGAAGGTTGCTGGCTCGCGACCCTGGCGCGGGTGTGGGGGGAGTAG
- a CDS encoding RluA family pseudouridine synthase translates to MESSGSAQRLEVVVAGDEGSTRLDRVLAARLPELSRSRLKALILAGAVHLKASAVRDPAYHVASGDTIIIDVPEAAAPEPKGEDIALDIVFEDDDIVVLNKPKGLVVHPAAGHETGTLVNALIAHCGTSLSGIGGVRRPGIVHRLDKDTTGLMVVAKNDLAHASLSAQFADHGRAGAMRRGYMAFAWGVPGRHRGTVDAPIDRHPHAREKMAVRQGGREAVTHWEILESFPGRDGKPIATLLACELETGRTHQIRVHLAHIGHPLMGDAVYGPHFKTKANQLGPESQAALAALGRQALHAYLLVLEHPRTGELLHWEAPLPEDLLLLQAALKAAL, encoded by the coding sequence ATGGAAAGCTCAGGCTCTGCGCAAAGGTTGGAGGTCGTGGTCGCCGGTGACGAGGGCTCGACCCGGCTCGACCGCGTGCTGGCGGCGCGCCTGCCGGAGCTGTCGCGATCGAGGCTGAAGGCCCTGATCCTGGCGGGCGCAGTACACCTGAAGGCCTCCGCGGTCCGCGACCCCGCTTATCACGTCGCATCCGGCGATACGATCATAATCGACGTGCCGGAGGCGGCTGCGCCGGAGCCGAAGGGGGAGGATATCGCCCTCGACATCGTGTTCGAGGACGACGACATCGTCGTGCTCAACAAGCCGAAGGGGCTGGTGGTGCATCCCGCCGCCGGCCACGAGACCGGCACGCTGGTGAATGCCCTGATCGCCCATTGCGGCACCTCGCTCTCAGGCATCGGCGGGGTGCGCCGGCCCGGCATCGTGCACCGGCTCGACAAGGACACCACAGGGCTGATGGTGGTCGCCAAGAACGACCTCGCCCACGCCTCGCTATCAGCGCAATTCGCCGACCACGGCCGCGCCGGCGCGATGCGCCGCGGCTACATGGCCTTCGCCTGGGGCGTGCCCGGCCGGCATCGCGGCACCGTCGATGCGCCGATCGACCGCCATCCGCATGCGCGCGAGAAGATGGCGGTGCGCCAGGGCGGCCGCGAGGCGGTGACGCATTGGGAGATCTTGGAGAGTTTTCCGGGGCGCGACGGCAAGCCGATCGCAACGCTGCTCGCCTGCGAGCTCGAGACCGGGCGCACCCACCAGATCCGGGTCCACCTCGCCCATATCGGGCACCCTCTCATGGGGGATGCGGTCTATGGCCCGCATTTCAAGACCAAGGCGAACCAGCTTGGCCCAGAATCGCAGGCCGCTCTGGCCGCGCTGGGGCGGCAGGCCTTGCATGCCTATTTGCTGGTATTGGAGCACCCGAGGACCGGAGAATTACTCCACTGGGAGGCGCCTTTGCCGGAGGATTTGCTTCTCCTTCAAGCTGCGCTGAAAGCGGCGCTATGA